A genomic region of Syntrophus gentianae contains the following coding sequences:
- a CDS encoding MBL fold metallo-hydrolase, whose product MVYAIPNCGFAQAYVISGSDGLMVVDVGSIGAAGDVERFIASHPDLSMQDVRFITATHFHIDHIGGMGSFLKKCPPSTEILFSPLVREYFHGKRKLSLIRSWFVGFVPASFWCSRYVRRFDHLRVESLSGIPLPGLREMIKAPCPEHRIRYFDLDLSPSSNPGEKRQNSPQTCPAGFDDWEVMETPGHTEDSLSFYNPGTRELICGDLIVNVLRGSPGRLNRFCWSREITKRTYGELLKTLAPAVVYPGHGHEIRHRQNALSAVETFD is encoded by the coding sequence ATGGTCTACGCGATTCCAAATTGCGGCTTTGCACAGGCCTATGTCATCTCCGGATCGGATGGCCTGATGGTCGTTGATGTGGGAAGCATCGGCGCCGCCGGCGATGTCGAACGGTTTATTGCCAGCCATCCGGACCTGTCCATGCAGGATGTCCGTTTTATCACGGCGACCCATTTTCACATCGACCACATCGGCGGGATGGGGTCCTTCTTGAAAAAATGCCCGCCTTCAACCGAAATTCTCTTTTCTCCCCTGGTCCGGGAGTATTTCCACGGAAAAAGAAAACTATCCCTGATCCGGAGCTGGTTCGTCGGTTTTGTGCCTGCTTCTTTCTGGTGCAGCCGCTATGTCAGGAGGTTTGACCATCTGCGCGTTGAAAGCCTCTCCGGAATTCCTCTGCCCGGATTGAGAGAGATGATCAAAGCCCCCTGTCCGGAACATCGGATCCGGTATTTCGATCTGGACCTTTCCCCGTCTTCCAATCCAGGCGAAAAACGGCAAAATTCCCCGCAAACCTGCCCTGCCGGTTTTGACGATTGGGAGGTCATGGAAACGCCGGGTCATACGGAAGACTCCCTCAGCTTTTATAACCCTGGAACCCGGGAGCTGATCTGCGGCGACCTCATCGTCAATGTCCTCAGAGGCAGTCCGGGCAGGCTCAACCGTTTCTGCTGGAGTCGGGAAATTACAAAAAGGACCTATGGGGAGCTGTTGAAGACGCTTGCCCCGGCGGTGGTTTATCCCGGCCATGGTCACGAGATCAGGCATCGGCAAAATGCCCTGTCCGCCGTTGAAACCTTTGACTGA
- a CDS encoding LysR family transcriptional regulator — protein sequence MELRHIRYFVAAAEELNISRASRRLNVSQPAMSRLIHDLEEELAAVLFVRERFGLRLTPAGKKFLEYANQIIDLHNEAVRVVRNISGSGDSLDIGFVRLSISSFLGAALRKFREANPGIAVKIYELDLADQVRALRRKQIDVALFDNPRDLELDEFDKTVLFELPLVAVIPETHPLVGRQEVSLTELAKDDFIGFSEERFPGRTQAIVNACWVAAGFKPDMHYKANSLDEVLAMVGSGAGVCLLPTDVSGMPHSGVSFIALQEKVEPIKFIAVWRHNVNRLIINSLLEHIKLQSS from the coding sequence ATGGAACTCCGACATATACGATATTTCGTTGCAGCCGCCGAGGAACTCAACATCAGTCGTGCTTCGCGTCGGCTGAATGTCTCACAGCCGGCAATGAGCCGTCTCATCCATGACCTGGAAGAGGAACTGGCGGCTGTTCTTTTTGTCCGTGAACGATTTGGCCTCCGCTTGACTCCCGCCGGCAAAAAGTTTCTGGAATATGCCAATCAGATCATCGATCTGCACAATGAAGCGGTCCGAGTCGTGAGAAATATTTCAGGAAGTGGCGACAGCCTCGATATCGGATTTGTTCGCTTATCCATTAGTTCGTTTCTGGGAGCGGCGCTGCGGAAATTCAGAGAGGCGAATCCCGGGATCGCCGTTAAAATCTATGAACTCGACCTTGCCGACCAGGTCAGGGCGCTCCGCAGGAAGCAGATCGATGTCGCCCTCTTTGACAATCCTCGTGACCTGGAACTCGATGAATTTGACAAGACCGTCCTGTTCGAACTCCCTTTGGTAGCCGTCATCCCTGAAACACACCCGCTGGTTGGGCGGCAGGAGGTGAGTCTCACGGAACTAGCCAAGGATGATTTCATCGGTTTCTCCGAAGAGCGTTTTCCCGGAAGGACCCAGGCGATTGTCAACGCCTGTTGGGTGGCTGCAGGCTTCAAGCCTGATATGCATTACAAGGCCAACAGCCTGGACGAAGTATTGGCCATGGTCGGATCGGGGGCTGGCGTATGTCTTTTGCCGACGGATGTGTCAGGCATGCCCCATTCAGGGGTCTCCTTTATCGCCCTCCAGGAAAAAGTGGAACCGATCAAATTTATTGCGGTATGGCGACATAACGTTAACCGCCTGATCATCAATTCACTGTTGGAGCATATCAAGTTACAATCCTCATAA
- a CDS encoding NAD(P)/FAD-dependent oxidoreductase: MQTLKRDLVVIGGGPAGLSAAVSARQNGCDNVLLLERDRILGGILNQCIHDGFGLHRFGEALTGPEYAQRYIDEYEKMKGEVMLGTIVLNMDVGRNLYVSSRNGFTKIEARAVILAMGCRERTAGAISLPGTRPAGIYTAGAAQNFINLQNIMVGKRVVIMGSGDIGLIMARRMTLEGAKVEGVFELLPYSSGLPRNIQQCLNDYGIPLHLATSVIQVHGKERLTGVTVARMDERFKPIPGTEAFVPCDTLLLSVGLIPENELSRGASVAIEPRTSGAQVDDTLMTSIPGVFSCGNVLHVHDLADSVSEESALAGQFAVQYLNGEISRPKQSIPILAGDGVRYVLPQSVSGQRDFTLSLRVASPSRNRVVKVNAGEQLVTSKKMMRLHPAEMIHVQVKAEKIAEAGRLEVSVA; this comes from the coding sequence ATGCAGACTCTAAAACGCGATCTGGTTGTTATCGGAGGAGGACCGGCCGGCTTATCGGCGGCGGTATCCGCCCGGCAGAACGGCTGCGACAATGTTCTCCTTCTTGAGAGAGACCGAATTCTCGGAGGCATCCTGAATCAGTGCATTCATGACGGCTTCGGGCTGCACCGTTTCGGGGAAGCCCTCACCGGACCGGAATACGCCCAGCGTTACATCGATGAATACGAGAAAATGAAGGGCGAGGTCATGCTGGGAACCATCGTTCTCAACATGGATGTCGGGCGGAACCTCTATGTCAGTTCCCGGAATGGCTTCACGAAGATTGAAGCCCGCGCGGTCATCCTGGCCATGGGTTGCCGGGAACGGACGGCCGGGGCCATTTCCCTGCCCGGAACGCGCCCGGCGGGAATCTACACCGCGGGAGCGGCCCAGAATTTCATCAACCTGCAGAATATCATGGTGGGAAAGCGAGTCGTCATCATGGGATCGGGCGACATCGGCCTGATCATGGCCCGCCGGATGACTCTGGAAGGGGCCAAGGTGGAAGGCGTCTTCGAACTGCTCCCCTACTCCAGCGGATTGCCCCGCAACATTCAGCAGTGCCTCAATGACTATGGTATCCCGCTTCATCTTGCCACTTCCGTCATTCAGGTTCATGGGAAGGAACGGTTGACCGGGGTGACCGTGGCCCGGATGGACGAGCGTTTCAAACCGATTCCGGGAACGGAAGCGTTCGTCCCCTGCGACACCCTGCTGCTTTCCGTGGGCCTCATTCCGGAAAACGAGCTTAGCCGGGGCGCATCGGTCGCCATCGAGCCGCGGACCAGCGGCGCCCAGGTGGACGACACCCTGATGACCAGCATCCCCGGCGTTTTCTCCTGCGGCAATGTTCTCCATGTTCACGATCTGGCCGACTCGGTATCGGAAGAATCGGCCTTGGCCGGGCAGTTCGCCGTTCAATATCTCAACGGAGAAATCTCCCGCCCGAAGCAATCCATCCCGATTCTCGCCGGAGACGGGGTACGCTACGTCCTTCCACAGAGTGTCAGCGGTCAGCGGGATTTCACCCTTTCCCTGCGGGTGGCCTCCCCCTCCCGGAATCGCGTCGTCAAGGTAAACGCTGGCGAACAACTGGTGACAAGCAAGAAAATGATGCGACTTCACCCGGCGGAAATGATCCACGTTCAAGTAAAGGCGGAGAAGATTGCTGAAGCCGGCAGACTGGAGGTATCAGTGGCATGA
- a CDS encoding acyl-CoA carboxylase subunit beta — MGTENNTNTTAEKLRDFGSRKKILMRMGGKEMVKKQHELDKLTARERLDLLFDTATFQEVQLFTKHRSTLFGLENKEIPADGVITGFGRVDGRVVFAAAQDFTCSGGSLGEMQAKKIWKVMDMAIAARKPFVSLNDSGGARIQEGVPALDGYGGIFYRNTLASGYIPQITATMGPTAGGAVYSPALTDWVFMVKRSSYMCITGPDVIKAVIGEEVTNEALGGALVHSTKSGVCHFAMDGDRDCINKIRTLLSYLPDSCHSPLPILPTSDKPDRECPELNGIIPDQPSKGYDMKRIIMEIADNHEMLEPHALWAKNMIVAFIRIMGCPVGVVANNPRFGAGALDVSASDKAARFIRFCDAFNIPLLTLADVPGYLPGTRQEWAGIITHGAKMLHAYSEATVPKLTVVIRKDYGGAYIGMCSKQLGADYVMAWPSAEIAVMGSEGACNIIYRREIQTAENPKTKRKELAETYEAQFNNPYFAAGLGIIDEIILPMDTRKRVAFLLEAFKEKSEKRLPKKHNNIPL; from the coding sequence ATGGGCACGGAAAACAACACGAATACTACGGCAGAAAAACTCAGGGATTTTGGATCCAGAAAAAAGATCTTGATGCGGATGGGCGGCAAAGAGATGGTCAAAAAGCAGCATGAACTCGACAAGCTGACCGCCCGGGAACGGCTTGATCTGCTTTTTGATACGGCAACTTTTCAAGAGGTCCAACTCTTCACCAAACATCGTTCAACGCTCTTCGGCCTTGAAAACAAGGAAATCCCTGCCGACGGCGTCATTACCGGATTCGGCCGGGTCGACGGACGCGTCGTCTTTGCAGCGGCTCAGGATTTCACCTGCTCCGGGGGCAGTCTTGGGGAAATGCAGGCGAAAAAAATTTGGAAAGTGATGGACATGGCCATCGCGGCGAGAAAGCCCTTCGTTTCCCTGAACGATTCCGGCGGGGCCCGCATTCAGGAAGGCGTCCCCGCCCTGGACGGTTACGGGGGAATCTTTTATCGGAATACCCTGGCATCCGGCTATATTCCCCAGATCACGGCAACCATGGGCCCGACCGCCGGTGGAGCCGTGTATTCCCCGGCCCTGACAGACTGGGTGTTCATGGTTAAAAGAAGCAGTTACATGTGTATTACGGGACCGGACGTCATCAAGGCCGTCATCGGCGAAGAGGTGACCAACGAAGCCCTGGGGGGCGCCCTTGTCCATTCCACCAAAAGCGGCGTCTGTCATTTCGCTATGGACGGTGATCGGGATTGCATCAATAAAATTCGAACACTGCTGTCTTATCTTCCCGACAGTTGTCACAGTCCCCTGCCCATTCTGCCGACGTCGGACAAGCCGGATCGTGAATGTCCCGAACTGAACGGAATTATTCCCGACCAGCCCTCAAAGGGTTATGACATGAAGAGGATCATCATGGAAATCGCCGACAACCATGAGATGCTGGAGCCCCATGCCCTGTGGGCTAAAAACATGATCGTCGCGTTTATTCGGATCATGGGATGTCCTGTGGGGGTTGTGGCCAATAACCCGAGATTCGGGGCCGGCGCGCTCGATGTGAGCGCCTCGGACAAGGCCGCCCGTTTCATCCGGTTCTGCGATGCCTTCAATATCCCCCTGCTGACTCTCGCCGATGTTCCCGGCTATCTGCCCGGCACCCGCCAGGAATGGGCGGGAATCATCACCCACGGGGCAAAGATGCTCCATGCCTATTCAGAAGCCACGGTGCCCAAGCTCACCGTCGTGATCCGCAAGGATTACGGGGGTGCCTACATCGGCATGTGCAGCAAGCAGCTCGGGGCGGATTACGTCATGGCCTGGCCTTCCGCAGAAATCGCCGTCATGGGTTCGGAAGGCGCCTGCAACATCATTTACCGCCGCGAGATTCAGACGGCGGAGAATCCCAAAACCAAGCGCAAAGAACTGGCCGAAACCTATGAAGCGCAATTTAACAATCCTTACTTTGCCGCAGGTCTGGGAATCATCGACGAAATCATCCTCCCGATGGACACCCGGAAAAGGGTTGCCTTTCTGCTGGAAGCCTTCAAGGAAAAATCGGAAAAGCGGCTGCCGAAAAAGCACAACAATATCCCGCTGTAA
- a CDS encoding DUF3426 domain-containing protein has product MIIQCVKCSTRFRFDDSLMEGDGVWVRCSRCQEVFFSENPVKIEPKEEPAAVTDTGAPPPEIAPSAPEFDKTVEISANKDELDAILAKIEETKKAFEAHAEPENFVKIEKEISQEEAVETGGAEEVLKPEGAEYKEFERVDLEEKRPAEKRGFWKPWRIIVLIVFINLLFGGVYVLLSPGMSDRLIANLSATFPALGDLLGKEKKPPEFHLNQIKLQNVRQRFISNITIGQLRVLEGIALNASAFPVTRLQVKGELYDSNGVIITERLAYCGNLLTDDELATLSEEVLQKELDLPMGSDAQNIRVEPKGQIPFMIIFPHEPPGVATARVSAAAGEKLLK; this is encoded by the coding sequence ATGATTATTCAGTGCGTTAAATGTTCAACCAGGTTCCGCTTTGATGATTCCCTGATGGAAGGGGACGGGGTGTGGGTTCGCTGCAGCCGTTGCCAGGAAGTCTTTTTTTCGGAGAATCCCGTCAAAATTGAACCAAAGGAAGAGCCCGCTGCCGTGACGGATACAGGCGCTCCGCCTCCGGAAATCGCTCCAAGTGCCCCTGAGTTTGACAAAACCGTCGAGATCAGCGCGAACAAGGACGAACTTGATGCCATCCTGGCTAAGATTGAAGAGACGAAAAAAGCCTTTGAGGCGCATGCTGAACCTGAAAATTTCGTCAAAATTGAAAAAGAGATCAGCCAGGAAGAGGCCGTGGAGACCGGCGGCGCTGAGGAGGTGCTGAAGCCGGAAGGTGCGGAGTATAAGGAATTCGAGCGCGTGGACCTGGAGGAAAAGAGACCGGCGGAAAAGCGGGGATTCTGGAAACCCTGGCGGATCATCGTCTTGATTGTTTTCATCAATCTTCTCTTCGGGGGCGTCTATGTGCTGCTTTCCCCGGGGATGAGCGACCGGTTGATAGCAAACCTGTCCGCAACGTTTCCCGCACTGGGCGACCTGTTGGGGAAGGAGAAAAAACCCCCTGAATTTCATCTGAATCAGATCAAGCTGCAAAATGTCCGTCAGCGCTTTATCAGCAACATCACGATCGGCCAACTGCGGGTCCTTGAAGGGATCGCCTTGAATGCATCGGCTTTCCCGGTCACCCGGCTGCAGGTCAAGGGAGAACTTTATGACAGCAACGGAGTCATTATCACCGAACGGCTGGCCTATTGCGGCAACCTCCTCACGGATGATGAATTGGCAACCCTGTCCGAGGAAGTCCTGCAGAAGGAACTGGACCTTCCGATGGGCAGTGACGCCCAGAATATCCGGGTAGAACCGAAGGGCCAGATTCCCTTCATGATCATCTTCCCCCACGAACCCCCCGGTGTCGCAACGGCCAGGGTATCGGCTGCTGCTGGAGAGAAACTGCTGAAATAA
- a CDS encoding 4-hydroxyphenylacetate 3-hydroxylase N-terminal domain-containing protein: MGLKTKEEYIESIRALNPVVYMFGERITNVVDNPRIRAGIEATGATYELASMPENKDLFVTMSPLINEPVSRFTLPPASIEDLVARVKVNRKVANYVGTCHQRCTGLDCLSTLAIVTYDIDQKYGTHYNANFLEFLKHMQKNDLTGNAGVTDVKGDRSLAPHEQVDKDMFLRIVEKREDGIVVRGAKSHQTGSLSCHEVIVLPTRAMGKNDGDYAVAFAIPADTPGLIHVVGRSSLDKRELDGFDCGNIYYSKYCPTLIFNDVFVPWNRVFMCGESEFAVDMVVKFSSFHRQSHGGCKSGKIDCMTGAALTMMDYNGTAKMSHLKQKVIDMIHRAETLYGCCLASSYEGKKQPSGNYFIDTVLANASKIHEGKEMAEATRLMIDAAGGYVADLPSDKDFENPEIGGLLKKYLKGVDSVPVENRIKMFRLVEKMAMESADTISDIHGGGSAEAHRVTILRETDTESKKKAAKRLAGIKD; this comes from the coding sequence ATGGGCCTTAAGACAAAAGAAGAATACATCGAATCCATTCGAGCCCTTAATCCGGTTGTATATATGTTCGGAGAAAGGATCACCAATGTCGTCGACAATCCCCGAATTCGCGCCGGCATTGAAGCAACGGGCGCAACCTACGAACTGGCCAGCATGCCCGAAAACAAGGACCTCTTCGTGACGATGAGCCCCCTGATCAACGAGCCGGTCAGTCGTTTCACCCTTCCGCCGGCCAGCATCGAGGACCTCGTCGCGCGGGTGAAGGTCAACCGCAAGGTGGCCAATTATGTGGGGACCTGCCATCAGCGGTGTACGGGCCTTGACTGCCTGTCCACCCTGGCCATCGTCACCTATGACATCGACCAGAAATACGGCACCCACTACAACGCGAACTTCCTGGAATTCCTCAAGCACATGCAGAAGAACGACCTCACGGGGAATGCGGGAGTCACCGACGTAAAGGGCGACCGTTCGCTGGCCCCCCACGAGCAGGTGGACAAGGACATGTTTCTCCGCATCGTGGAAAAGCGGGAGGACGGCATCGTCGTCCGGGGCGCCAAGTCCCACCAGACTGGTTCCCTCTCCTGCCACGAAGTCATCGTGCTGCCCACCCGGGCCATGGGCAAGAACGACGGAGATTATGCCGTCGCCTTCGCGATCCCTGCCGACACCCCGGGGCTCATCCATGTCGTCGGCCGGTCCAGTCTCGACAAGAGGGAACTGGATGGCTTCGACTGCGGAAATATCTATTACTCCAAATACTGCCCCACCCTCATCTTCAATGACGTGTTCGTCCCCTGGAACCGGGTTTTCATGTGCGGCGAATCAGAATTCGCGGTGGACATGGTCGTAAAGTTTTCCTCTTTCCACCGCCAGAGCCACGGTGGCTGCAAGTCCGGCAAGATCGACTGCATGACCGGTGCCGCCCTGACCATGATGGACTACAACGGCACCGCCAAGATGAGCCATCTGAAACAGAAAGTCATCGATATGATCCACAGGGCGGAAACACTGTACGGATGCTGTCTCGCCTCGTCCTATGAGGGCAAGAAACAACCTTCCGGCAACTACTTCATCGACACCGTTCTGGCCAACGCCTCCAAGATCCATGAAGGCAAGGAAATGGCCGAGGCAACGAGGCTCATGATCGACGCCGCCGGCGGCTACGTGGCAGATCTCCCCTCCGACAAGGATTTCGAGAATCCGGAGATCGGCGGACTCCTGAAGAAATACCTCAAGGGCGTAGACAGTGTCCCGGTGGAAAACCGCATCAAAATGTTCCGGTTGGTCGAAAAGATGGCCATGGAAAGCGCCGATACCATCTCCGACATCCACGGCGGCGGATCTGCCGAAGCACACCGGGTAACCATTCTCCGGGAAACAGACACCGAGAGCAAGAAGAAGGCGGCGAAACGACTGGCGGGAATTAAAGACTGA
- a CDS encoding NAD(P)/FAD-dependent oxidoreductase: MTNFYDVIVIGAGVVGNAIARELSRFDIQAAVLEKELDVGGGTSSRNSGVVHSGIHYKPGTLRAKLDVQGNAMMGPLCKELKVKIQYIGKLTVAQEEADVETLHALKAQGEANGVPGLAILNREHMEKLQPGIGGIMALHSPSTGIICPYGLTIALAENAYANGVSYHLGQEVTAIRRTAEGFEISTAKGESFKSKVLINSAGLYSDAICRMLGIDEYRIYPCRGEYLILDKRLGDSLSLLVYPAPHKGGAGLGIHLTNTVDGNILIGPSNEYVDEADDYASTAEIMTLLKEEGHELLPGISAADFIRNFSGLRAKQAPPSEGGFRDFVIESRKDIPGFINLVGIESPGLTSAPAIGLMVRNLVEELLPLPLKDSFVPDREGRAGFFFELSPEEKADLVAENPDYGEIVCRCEQITRKEVIDAIQNPLGIRTINGLKYRSRAMMGRCQGGFCLPRIVQILEKEFGYRPEDYLLQHASSPLFAGRVR, translated from the coding sequence ATGACCAATTTCTACGATGTGATCGTCATCGGCGCAGGGGTGGTGGGCAATGCCATTGCCCGGGAACTTTCCCGATTCGACATTCAGGCGGCGGTGCTGGAAAAAGAACTGGACGTGGGGGGCGGAACCAGTTCCCGGAACAGCGGCGTGGTCCACTCCGGCATTCACTACAAACCCGGCACGCTCCGGGCGAAACTGGATGTCCAAGGTAACGCCATGATGGGCCCCCTCTGCAAGGAACTCAAAGTCAAGATCCAGTACATCGGCAAACTCACCGTGGCACAGGAGGAGGCGGATGTTGAAACGCTGCACGCCCTCAAGGCCCAGGGAGAGGCCAACGGGGTTCCCGGTCTGGCTATCCTGAACAGGGAGCATATGGAGAAGCTCCAACCCGGTATCGGCGGAATCATGGCCCTCCATTCCCCAAGTACCGGCATCATCTGTCCCTACGGCCTCACCATCGCCCTGGCCGAAAACGCTTACGCCAACGGCGTCTCTTACCATCTCGGACAGGAAGTGACGGCCATTCGCAGGACGGCGGAAGGATTCGAGATCTCCACCGCCAAGGGAGAATCCTTCAAGAGCAAGGTGTTGATCAACTCGGCCGGCCTATACTCCGATGCGATCTGCCGGATGCTGGGGATCGACGAGTACAGGATCTATCCCTGCCGCGGGGAATACCTCATTCTGGACAAGCGCCTGGGCGATTCCCTTTCCCTCCTCGTCTATCCGGCCCCCCACAAGGGAGGCGCGGGATTGGGCATCCACCTGACCAATACGGTGGACGGCAATATCCTCATCGGCCCCAGCAATGAGTATGTCGACGAAGCGGACGATTACGCCTCCACGGCGGAGATCATGACCCTCCTCAAGGAAGAGGGGCACGAACTTTTGCCCGGAATTTCGGCAGCGGATTTCATCCGCAACTTCTCCGGGTTGAGGGCCAAACAGGCTCCTCCAAGTGAAGGCGGTTTCCGGGACTTTGTCATCGAGAGCCGCAAGGACATCCCCGGTTTCATCAATCTCGTCGGCATCGAAAGTCCAGGACTGACCTCCGCACCGGCCATCGGTTTGATGGTCCGGAATCTTGTGGAGGAACTGCTTCCCCTTCCGCTCAAGGATTCCTTCGTTCCCGATCGGGAAGGCCGGGCCGGTTTCTTCTTCGAGCTTTCCCCGGAAGAGAAGGCGGATCTGGTGGCCGAAAACCCCGACTACGGGGAGATCGTCTGCCGCTGCGAACAGATCACCCGCAAAGAGGTTATCGACGCCATCCAGAACCCCCTGGGAATTCGAACCATCAACGGACTCAAATACCGCTCCCGGGCCATGATGGGGCGCTGCCAGGGCGGGTTCTGCCTGCCCCGGATCGTTCAAATCCTGGAAAAGGAATTCGGGTACAGGCCCGAGGACTATTTATTACAACACGCTTCTTCCCCGCTTTTTGCCGGTCGAGTGCGATAG
- a CDS encoding DUF1667 domain-containing protein: MIKKELTCVLCPNGCPLEITLEEGPTPVVKEVVGYHCKRGPEWAEQELINPMRTIASSILVEGGDFPLVSVRTDSAIPLASIPKVMEAIKAVRLMAPVRIGDILISRPADTACNIIATRHVRVVS, translated from the coding sequence ATGATCAAGAAAGAACTGACCTGTGTTCTCTGTCCCAACGGATGTCCACTGGAGATTACGTTAGAAGAGGGACCGACGCCTGTGGTCAAGGAGGTCGTGGGTTATCATTGCAAGAGGGGTCCGGAATGGGCGGAACAGGAGCTCATCAACCCGATGAGGACCATCGCCAGCAGCATCCTGGTCGAAGGAGGAGATTTTCCCCTGGTCAGTGTCCGAACGGATTCCGCCATCCCGCTGGCCAGCATCCCCAAAGTTATGGAGGCCATCAAAGCAGTCCGGCTCATGGCGCCGGTTCGTATCGGGGATATCCTGATTTCACGACCTGCCGATACGGCCTGTAACATCATCGCCACCCGTCATGTCCGGGTTGTTTCGTAA
- the truA gene encoding tRNA pseudouridine(38-40) synthase TruA — protein sequence MKRNIKLILEYDGTAYRGWQRQGEHPTIQKILEEAIGRITRESITLYGSGRTDAGVHALHQVANFKTGSGIPAGNLLRGINSLLPEDIAIKEIQEVDEDFHSRYSAKSKSYLYRIFNSPIRSPLERNSAWFVRASLDLDKMARALLLLRGNHDFTSFCAAGSDVKSCVRTILRAEIVRDPVQVISISIEADGFLRHMVRNIVGTLVELGTGEEAPESIQDILEARDRGQAGITAPPQGLFLQEVRY from the coding sequence ATGAAAAGAAACATAAAACTGATTCTGGAATACGATGGGACGGCCTACCGGGGCTGGCAGCGTCAGGGAGAGCATCCTACCATCCAGAAAATACTTGAAGAAGCTATCGGCCGGATCACCCGGGAATCTATTACGCTCTATGGTTCGGGCAGGACCGATGCCGGGGTTCACGCCCTTCACCAGGTCGCCAACTTTAAAACAGGCTCAGGGATTCCGGCGGGGAATCTCCTGCGGGGGATCAACAGCCTCCTTCCCGAGGACATCGCGATCAAAGAGATCCAGGAGGTCGATGAAGACTTCCATTCCCGATACTCGGCGAAAAGTAAGAGTTATCTTTACCGGATTTTCAATTCCCCGATCCGTTCGCCCCTGGAGAGAAATTCCGCCTGGTTTGTCCGCGCTTCCCTCGATCTTGACAAGATGGCCCGAGCGTTGTTGCTCCTTCGAGGCAATCATGATTTCACCTCCTTCTGCGCCGCCGGCAGCGATGTGAAATCCTGCGTCCGGACCATTCTCAGGGCGGAGATTGTTCGCGATCCAGTTCAGGTGATCTCGATTTCGATTGAAGCGGATGGTTTTCTGCGGCACATGGTCCGCAATATTGTCGGGACGCTGGTCGAACTTGGCACAGGGGAAGAGGCCCCGGAGAGCATTCAAGACATCCTGGAGGCGAGAGACCGGGGTCAGGCCGGAATTACCGCGCCTCCCCAGGGGCTTTTTCTTCAGGAAGTCCGGTATTGA
- the hpt gene encoding hypoxanthine phosphoribosyltransferase produces the protein MNKKILLSKDAIDKRVKELGEQISRDYTDSELIIVGVLKGAFIFMADLIRALSIPCRVDFARLASYGSGAASSGKVIMTKDIETSIKGRDILIVEDIVDTGLTLKFLVDWFLERNPRSLKVCAFLDKQGRRKVPFEADYVGFTVDDAFVIGYGLDFNEKGRFLPDVYLVE, from the coding sequence ATGAATAAAAAGATCCTTCTTTCGAAGGACGCCATTGATAAGCGCGTCAAGGAACTGGGCGAGCAGATCTCCCGAGACTACACCGACAGTGAACTCATTATTGTCGGTGTCCTCAAGGGGGCGTTTATTTTCATGGCCGATCTGATTCGGGCGCTCAGCATTCCCTGCCGTGTTGATTTTGCCCGGCTGGCCAGTTATGGTTCAGGGGCGGCGAGCTCCGGAAAAGTGATCATGACGAAAGATATCGAAACCTCCATCAAAGGGAGGGATATCCTTATTGTCGAGGACATTGTAGATACGGGGCTGACCCTGAAATTTCTGGTGGACTGGTTCCTGGAGCGGAATCCCCGTTCTTTGAAGGTCTGCGCGTTCCTGGATAAGCAGGGACGGCGCAAGGTTCCTTTTGAGGCCGACTATGTCGGATTTACTGTTGACGATGCCTTTGTCATTGGCTATGGCCTTGATTTTAATGAAAAAGGTCGTTTTCTGCCGGATGTTTATCTTGTTGAGTAA